In Pedobacter sp. SL55, the following proteins share a genomic window:
- a CDS encoding SusC/RagA family TonB-linked outer membrane protein: MRNPPVQPARFSNGLLAAPGVYPNPLALISEESGYNRNSASYFLSNFQVVQQIPGVEGLSIKGVLAFDRNFNQNKTWNQWVPLYVRNTDGTYTVNSESKSSLSKGYGEGQSTELQGHINYDRRFGKHGISALALILQKQNQGTGIYAARNSYESSALQILNFGPALNEVLSDGEDRTALRSAAFRINYDYDGKYLFQASLRRDESENFAPSQRTGYFPAFSAGWLLTRESFMQNVKFVDFLKLKASYGTLGSDRIPSRFGYYSRYNLVPNVYPFGGAFVTGLTPGAIANENLTWETSVKMDAGIEAKLFKNQLGIDVTVFKERRKDILATRALSVPLSFGAALPSENFGIVDNKGVEVILTHNKQLSNNLSYFVSGNFTYAKNKIVEAAEASNIPEYRRITGRPNGGIYGYKAIGIFKDAADYAASPKHTAYLSTTGPGDIKYQDINGDGIINDDDITYLGNGTLPQILYGINGGVNYKGFELNFLLQGAAQSQQLFTQNAAWAFHNGGRVNAEWLDRWTPARPDAPLPRLTLNTNGNNYLVSSFWVQNSSYLRLKNVEFAYTLKSKLLSKIGANNLRIYAQGQNLFTITDLINLDPENTNGIGRYYPQQKTYTFGVNLQF; this comes from the coding sequence ATGCGTAATCCGCCAGTACAACCGGCAAGGTTTTCTAATGGCTTGTTAGCCGCACCAGGCGTATATCCAAATCCTTTAGCGCTAATTAGCGAAGAAAGCGGATACAACAGAAACAGTGCAAGCTACTTTTTAAGTAATTTTCAGGTGGTACAACAAATTCCGGGGGTAGAAGGATTATCCATTAAAGGAGTTTTAGCATTCGATAGAAATTTTAACCAAAACAAAACTTGGAACCAATGGGTGCCACTTTACGTGAGAAATACCGATGGTACTTATACCGTTAATTCAGAGTCGAAATCATCTCTATCTAAAGGATACGGCGAAGGGCAAAGCACCGAGTTGCAAGGCCATATCAATTACGATAGAAGATTTGGCAAGCACGGCATTTCGGCCTTAGCCCTCATTTTACAAAAACAAAATCAAGGTACTGGAATTTATGCGGCCAGAAATTCTTACGAAAGTTCGGCACTACAGATTTTAAACTTTGGCCCTGCATTAAATGAGGTATTGAGCGATGGCGAAGACAGAACTGCGCTAAGAAGTGCGGCATTCCGTATCAACTATGATTACGACGGTAAATACCTTTTTCAAGCAAGTTTAAGACGAGATGAGTCTGAAAACTTTGCTCCAAGCCAAAGAACCGGATATTTCCCTGCTTTTTCTGCGGGTTGGTTGCTCACAAGAGAAAGCTTTATGCAAAACGTAAAGTTTGTAGATTTCTTAAAGTTAAAGGCATCTTACGGTACATTGGGTAGCGATCGTATTCCAAGTCGTTTCGGATACTACAGCCGTTATAACCTAGTGCCAAACGTTTATCCTTTTGGAGGTGCATTTGTTACCGGATTAACTCCAGGTGCTATCGCAAATGAGAATCTAACTTGGGAAACTTCTGTTAAAATGGATGCTGGTATAGAGGCTAAGCTATTCAAAAACCAGTTAGGTATAGATGTTACGGTATTTAAAGAAAGAAGAAAAGACATCTTGGCAACCAGAGCATTATCTGTTCCGTTGAGCTTTGGTGCAGCTTTACCTAGCGAGAACTTTGGTATTGTAGATAATAAAGGTGTAGAGGTAATATTAACTCATAATAAACAATTGTCTAACAACCTTTCGTACTTTGTTAGTGGTAACTTTACCTATGCAAAAAATAAAATCGTAGAAGCGGCTGAAGCATCGAATATTCCAGAATATAGACGTATTACCGGAAGGCCAAATGGTGGAATTTACGGATACAAAGCTATAGGTATTTTTAAAGATGCGGCAGATTATGCAGCATCGCCAAAACATACTGCGTATTTAAGTACAACTGGTCCAGGCGATATCAAATATCAAGATATCAACGGAGACGGTATCATTAACGATGATGATATTACTTATTTAGGCAACGGAACATTACCTCAAATTTTGTATGGTATTAATGGTGGTGTTAATTACAAGGGCTTCGAGTTAAACTTCTTGCTACAAGGCGCAGCCCAATCGCAGCAATTGTTTACACAAAATGCAGCATGGGCTTTCCATAATGGTGGTCGCGTAAATGCAGAATGGTTAGATAGATGGACACCAGCTCGACCAGATGCGCCACTACCTCGCTTAACCCTAAATACCAATGGTAATAACTATTTGGTAAGTAGTTTCTGGGTACAAAACTCAAGTTACTTGCGTTTAAAAAACGTGGAGTTTGCCTATACGCTAAAATCTAAGCTGTTATCTAAAATTGGAGCCAACAACTTAAGGATTTATGCGCAAGGACAAAACTTATTTACCATTACAGACTTGATCAACCTAGATCCAGAAAACACCAATGGTATCGGTAGGTATTATCCTCAACAAAAGACTTACACATTTGGGGTTAACTTACAGTTTTAA
- a CDS encoding RagB/SusD family nutrient uptake outer membrane protein produces the protein MNIKRKEMIKRHKWLVGVMVITLATFSCKKDLLDIKPIDFVSDAAVFQDITLTNQFVNDIYGTLLSGFERRDFGYTEGWAAGFANLDMMTDDIEGHNDLPMNRVQAGDLNANFSMGTQLWAANYTLIRKANTLIARIDGVPTTNTALRDRLKAETKFLRAFAYAELVKSFGGVPLITTEQNVNDDLEVPRNTYDECVAFIIKECDEAAAVLLPSYPDAELGRATKGAALALKARVLLYHASALNNPSNTASRWDDAAKAAQAVMALAPATYDLFPDYYQLFMTKAGNKEVIFAKKFGRPNRTHQSAWMLHMSFTPTGWGGWGAFHATQNLVDAFEMKTTGLRPDEAGSGYDPQNPYANRDNRLDKAMLMNGSAFKGITVETFQSADLSVFPDGNANGRTNGDRTKTGYGLRKFIDEKNMTADAVYQGGDNDWIFMRYAEVLLNYAEAKNEFSGPDASVYDALDKVRSRGGLPPLTRNFTQITLREKIRNERRVELCFEEHRVYDVRRWKTGMTYFNQPVYRMNIVKNTNGSLTFSKVVLENRVYKESYNLFPIPQIEMERNRKLTPNP, from the coding sequence ATGAATATTAAAAGAAAAGAAATGATTAAAAGACATAAATGGTTGGTTGGCGTAATGGTAATTACGCTGGCAACTTTCTCCTGCAAAAAAGATTTGTTAGATATTAAACCAATAGATTTCGTTTCTGATGCCGCTGTTTTTCAGGACATCACGCTTACCAATCAATTTGTGAATGATATCTATGGTACACTATTAAGTGGCTTCGAGCGTCGAGATTTTGGTTATACAGAAGGTTGGGCGGCCGGTTTTGCCAATTTAGATATGATGACCGACGACATTGAAGGCCATAACGATTTACCAATGAACAGGGTGCAAGCCGGAGATCTGAATGCTAACTTTTCGATGGGTACACAGCTTTGGGCAGCAAACTACACGCTAATTAGAAAAGCCAACACGTTAATTGCACGCATAGACGGTGTGCCAACAACCAATACGGCTTTAAGAGACAGGTTAAAGGCAGAAACTAAGTTTTTGAGAGCTTTTGCTTATGCAGAATTAGTGAAGTCTTTTGGGGGTGTGCCGTTAATTACTACAGAGCAAAACGTAAATGACGATTTAGAAGTGCCAAGAAACACCTACGATGAATGTGTAGCCTTTATCATCAAAGAGTGTGATGAAGCCGCTGCGGTATTATTGCCTTCTTACCCTGATGCAGAGTTGGGAAGAGCTACAAAAGGTGCTGCATTGGCGTTAAAAGCTAGGGTTTTGCTGTATCACGCTAGTGCTTTAAATAATCCAAGCAATACGGCAAGCCGTTGGGACGATGCAGCGAAAGCAGCCCAAGCAGTTATGGCGCTTGCCCCTGCTACTTATGATCTTTTCCCAGATTACTACCAATTGTTTATGACAAAGGCAGGTAATAAAGAAGTGATTTTTGCTAAAAAGTTTGGTCGTCCTAACCGTACTCACCAAAGTGCTTGGATGCTACACATGAGCTTTACGCCAACTGGTTGGGGCGGTTGGGGAGCTTTCCACGCTACACAAAACCTAGTAGATGCTTTCGAGATGAAAACTACTGGTTTACGCCCAGACGAAGCGGGTTCTGGTTATGATCCGCAAAATCCTTATGCTAACCGCGATAACCGTTTAGATAAAGCAATGCTGATGAATGGTTCGGCTTTTAAAGGTATTACAGTAGAAACCTTTCAAAGTGCAGATCTTAGTGTTTTTCCTGATGGCAATGCCAATGGCCGTACCAATGGAGATAGAACCAAAACCGGCTATGGTTTACGTAAGTTTATTGATGAAAAAAATATGACTGCCGATGCCGTTTACCAAGGTGGCGATAATGACTGGATTTTTATGCGCTATGCAGAAGTATTGTTGAACTACGCTGAGGCTAAAAATGAATTTAGTGGCCCAGATGCTTCTGTTTACGATGCTTTAGATAAGGTACGTAGTAGAGGGGGCTTGCCACCATTGACTAGAAATTTTACTCAAATAACTTTGCGTGAAAAAATACGCAACGAGCGTAGGGTAGAGCTTTGTTTCGAAGAGCACCGTGTTTACGATGTTCGCCGCTGGAAAACAGGTATGACTTATTTTAACCAACCAGTTTACAGAATGAACATCGTTAAAAATACAAATGGATCTTTAACCTTTAGCAAAGTGGTGCTAGAGAACAGAGTTTATAAAGAAAGTTACAACCTATTTCCTATTCCTCAAATAGAAATGGAAAGAAATAGAAAACTAACGCCAAATCCTTAA
- a CDS encoding glycoside hydrolase family 16 protein has protein sequence MKIQTSFRNWLLMVTLLIFNLSCKKQLNAVEPTNLQLVATVSNDGSGRVDFVATATNASRYLYSFGQGTNESIRSTDGKAFTIYAESGTYTVKVIAYSSSDKSVELTQQIIVDKNEVIDNTGYISPETYPGLTLVWQDEFNGTELDTKFWNFEEGNGTEGWGNWELQYYRKENTRVHNGYLTITAKKESFGGKEYTSSRLTTEAKKDFLYGRIEMRAKLPKGQGIWPAFWALGANIRTTPWPFSGEIDIMEMVGGGPGKDNTLHGTVHYEDGGHKYIGGSTTLQTGDFYDKFHVFSIVWTANSIKWYLDNVEYYSFDTTGANKDEFRRPYFLLLNLAVGGNWPGAPNANTVFPQKYIVDYVRVFQ, from the coding sequence ATGAAAATACAGACCTCCTTTAGAAATTGGCTACTGATGGTTACTTTGCTGATTTTTAACTTAAGCTGTAAAAAGCAACTGAATGCCGTAGAGCCAACTAATTTACAGTTGGTAGCCACAGTAAGTAATGATGGCTCAGGTAGGGTAGATTTTGTAGCAACCGCAACTAATGCAAGTCGTTATCTATATTCTTTTGGTCAGGGTACCAACGAAAGTATCAGATCTACCGACGGTAAAGCTTTTACCATTTACGCAGAAAGTGGCACCTATACGGTAAAGGTTATTGCTTATTCTTCAAGTGATAAATCGGTTGAGTTAACCCAACAAATTATTGTAGATAAGAACGAAGTAATAGATAATACCGGTTATATCTCGCCAGAAACTTACCCGGGCCTTACCTTAGTTTGGCAAGATGAATTTAATGGTACTGAACTGGATACTAAATTTTGGAATTTCGAAGAAGGAAACGGAACAGAGGGCTGGGGCAATTGGGAATTGCAATACTATCGCAAAGAAAATACGAGAGTGCACAATGGCTACTTAACCATCACTGCTAAAAAGGAATCTTTCGGTGGTAAAGAGTATACATCATCAAGATTAACAACCGAAGCGAAAAAAGATTTCTTGTATGGTCGTATCGAAATGAGGGCAAAATTGCCAAAAGGACAAGGGATTTGGCCAGCATTTTGGGCTTTAGGTGCAAACATCCGTACTACGCCATGGCCGTTTTCTGGAGAAATTGATATCATGGAAATGGTAGGCGGTGGTCCCGGAAAAGACAATACTTTACACGGTACGGTACACTACGAAGATGGCGGACATAAGTATATTGGTGGTTCTACTACGTTACAAACTGGAGATTTTTACGATAAATTTCACGTGTTTTCCATTGTTTGGACAGCCAACTCCATTAAGTGGTATTTAGATAATGTAGAATATTATAGTTTCGATACTACGGGTGCTAATAAAGACGAGTTTAGGCGTCCATATTTTCTTTTGTTAAACCTAGCCGTTGGAGGCAATTGGCCAGGTGCACCTAATGCAAATACTGTTTTTCCGCAAAAATATATTGTAGATTATGTGAGGGTGTTTCAATAG
- a CDS encoding DUF6702 family protein produces MNPISSKLLLFLIIPLVFISKETKKRHPFHVSTTEITHNAKNKSLEITCRIFTDDFENVLSKQFKTKTDLYAKNREKEMSALIKSYIETNLKFVVDGKAVKYNYLGFENDHEATNVYLEVSKVAVFKTLAAHNGVLYDLFDDQMNILHVEKSGKRKSTKASFPEKKMSVAF; encoded by the coding sequence ATGAACCCGATATCTTCAAAATTGTTACTTTTTTTAATCATTCCTTTAGTTTTTATCTCTAAGGAAACAAAAAAAAGACACCCTTTTCACGTAAGCACCACTGAAATTACACACAATGCAAAAAACAAATCTTTAGAAATTACCTGTAGAATTTTTACTGATGACTTTGAAAATGTTTTGAGCAAACAATTTAAGACCAAAACTGATTTGTACGCAAAAAACAGAGAGAAAGAAATGAGCGCATTGATTAAAAGTTATATCGAAACCAATTTAAAATTTGTAGTTGATGGCAAGGCTGTTAAATACAACTATTTAGGTTTTGAAAATGATCATGAAGCTACCAATGTTTATCTCGAAGTTAGTAAAGTGGCTGTATTTAAAACACTAGCGGCACATAATGGCGTATTATATGATTTGTTTGACGACCAAATGAACATTCTCCATGTTGAAAAAAGCGGCAAAAGAAAAAGCACGAAAGCAAGTTTTCCTGAAAAGAAAATGAGTGTTGCTTTTTAA
- a CDS encoding HupE/UreJ family protein, producing the protein MSFSDFLFYFDLGWSHIVSLDALDHQLFILALVAIYTTKQIKQILILVTAFTIGHSATLALSALDIIRFDSKWVEFLIPCTIFITALVNLFKNGKRNKSVQVNYFLALFFGLIHGMGFANSVRMMLAKDQYIGWGLFGFNLGLEIGQIVFVALTLLISSIILYFFKVRQRDWVIFLSSAVFALALQMALQRIPF; encoded by the coding sequence ATGTCGTTCTCCGATTTCTTGTTTTATTTTGATTTAGGTTGGTCGCATATTGTAAGTTTAGACGCATTAGATCATCAACTTTTTATATTGGCATTGGTAGCCATTTATACCACCAAACAAATTAAGCAAATACTGATATTGGTTACCGCTTTTACCATCGGCCACTCGGCTACTTTGGCGCTAAGTGCTTTAGATATCATCCGCTTTGATAGCAAGTGGGTAGAGTTTTTAATTCCCTGCACCATTTTTATTACCGCTTTGGTTAACTTGTTTAAGAACGGCAAAAGGAACAAAAGCGTACAAGTCAATTATTTTCTAGCGCTGTTTTTTGGTCTAATTCATGGTATGGGCTTTGCAAATTCGGTCCGTATGATGTTGGCAAAAGACCAATATATAGGTTGGGGTTTGTTTGGCTTTAACCTAGGGCTAGAAATAGGCCAAATTGTTTTTGTAGCACTAACATTGTTGATTTCTAGTATAATCCTATATTTCTTTAAAGTTAGGCAAAGAGATTGGGTTATATTTTTATCTTCTGCGGTTTTTGCCTTAGCTTTACAAATGGCGTTACAGCGCATACCTTTTTAA
- a CDS encoding M1 family metallopeptidase, whose amino-acid sequence MKRFYGFCLSAMLFASAAMAQNIQNNPGSNHGNKFEQLGTILPTPNEQRTASGAPGVKYWQQRADYDIKCELDENTQTLKGSETITYYNNSPDPLTYIWIQLDENQHNNLKNANYQSATKMPANATDKQVENFTLNAADNGFGFNILKITDAQGKNLKYTINKTMMRIETPVLKSGDKFVFNIDWNYKIVDRIAKGGRGGYEFFPADGNYLFTMAQWYPRLCVYSDFQGWQNHQFTGRGEFALTFGDFKVQMTVPADHLVGSTGECQNYAQVLTPIQLSRFNSVKTAKAPVEIVTLAEAKAAESKKSTAKKTWIFHAKDVRDFAWTSSRKYIWDAMNQKVADKDVLCMSFYGKEAYNLYSRYSTRVVAHSIKTYSDFTIPYPYPVAQSIEAANGMEYPMICFNYGRTNEDGTYSETVKNGMIGVVIHEVGHNFFPMIINSDERQWSWMDEGLNTFTQFLTESSWDDKFPSKRGPAYAIVPYMKLPKDQLEPIMSNSENIVQFGPNAYAKPATGLNILRETIMGRELFDYAFKEYSKRWAFKHPTPADFFRTMEDASGEDLDWFWRGWFYSTDACDISLDEVKHAKADFPKPAKTIKQKQTVDKPILTDDDISKQRNRADKNIKFYTDQDLEARDFYWKYARGLVQIDSSKVRTKEIRLPFEEFTNEEKTKYGNKHFYELNFSNKGGLVMPIIVEFTFKDGTKTVDKIPAQIWRLNEIKTSKFYALDKEVAAIKIDPLCETADIDESNNTWGAAEAAPSKFQLFKAAQAAAGRGQSEGINPMQLEIKKSK is encoded by the coding sequence ATGAAAAGATTTTACGGTTTTTGTTTAAGTGCTATGTTATTTGCTTCGGCGGCAATGGCACAAAATATCCAAAATAATCCGGGGAGCAACCACGGCAATAAGTTTGAGCAATTGGGCACCATTTTACCTACGCCAAATGAGCAACGTACCGCAAGCGGTGCGCCTGGAGTAAAGTATTGGCAACAACGTGCCGATTACGATATCAAATGCGAATTAGATGAAAACACACAGACTTTAAAAGGCAGCGAAACCATTACTTACTACAATAATTCGCCAGATCCTTTAACTTACATTTGGATACAGCTCGACGAAAACCAGCACAATAACCTAAAAAATGCGAATTATCAGAGCGCAACTAAAATGCCTGCTAATGCAACAGATAAACAAGTAGAAAATTTTACGCTTAATGCTGCTGATAACGGCTTTGGGTTCAACATTTTGAAAATTACCGATGCGCAAGGAAAGAATTTAAAATACACCATCAACAAAACCATGATGCGAATTGAAACACCGGTTTTAAAATCTGGCGATAAATTCGTTTTCAATATAGATTGGAATTACAAAATTGTAGATCGCATTGCCAAAGGCGGCAGAGGCGGTTACGAATTTTTTCCAGCCGATGGAAACTATTTATTTACGATGGCGCAATGGTATCCACGTTTATGTGTTTATAGCGATTTTCAAGGATGGCAAAACCACCAATTTACCGGTCGTGGCGAGTTTGCCTTAACCTTTGGCGATTTTAAAGTGCAAATGACCGTTCCGGCAGATCACTTGGTGGGTTCTACTGGCGAATGCCAAAATTATGCTCAAGTGCTTACGCCAATACAATTATCTCGTTTCAATAGCGTAAAAACAGCTAAAGCTCCCGTAGAAATTGTAACCTTGGCTGAGGCCAAAGCTGCGGAAAGCAAAAAATCGACTGCTAAAAAAACTTGGATCTTCCACGCTAAAGATGTGAGAGATTTTGCCTGGACCTCATCACGTAAGTATATTTGGGACGCCATGAACCAAAAAGTGGCCGACAAAGATGTGCTTTGCATGAGTTTCTACGGAAAAGAAGCTTACAATCTTTATAGTAGATATTCTACAAGGGTAGTGGCGCACAGTATCAAAACTTATTCTGATTTTACCATTCCTTATCCATATCCGGTAGCTCAAAGCATCGAAGCTGCCAATGGAATGGAATACCCCATGATTTGTTTCAATTATGGAAGAACTAACGAAGACGGCACTTATAGCGAAACCGTAAAAAATGGAATGATTGGCGTAGTGATCCACGAAGTGGGGCACAACTTTTTCCCGATGATCATTAACAGTGATGAGCGCCAATGGAGCTGGATGGACGAAGGTTTGAACACTTTTACGCAGTTTTTAACCGAATCTTCTTGGGATGATAAATTCCCGAGCAAACGTGGCCCAGCTTATGCCATTGTGCCTTACATGAAATTGCCAAAAGATCAGTTAGAGCCCATCATGTCTAACTCAGAAAATATTGTACAGTTTGGGCCTAATGCTTATGCCAAACCTGCTACAGGCTTAAATATTTTGCGTGAAACCATTATGGGCCGCGAACTTTTCGATTATGCTTTTAAAGAATACTCAAAAAGATGGGCGTTTAAGCATCCAACACCAGCAGATTTTTTTAGAACCATGGAAGATGCCAGCGGCGAAGATTTAGACTGGTTTTGGAGAGGTTGGTTTTACAGTACCGATGCTTGCGATATTTCTTTAGACGAGGTAAAACATGCCAAAGCTGATTTTCCTAAGCCTGCAAAAACCATAAAACAAAAACAAACGGTAGACAAACCTATTTTAACTGATGATGACATTAGCAAGCAAAGAAATAGGGCAGATAAAAACATCAAATTTTATACAGATCAAGATTTAGAAGCGAGAGATTTCTATTGGAAATACGCCAGAGGTTTGGTACAAATTGACAGTAGTAAAGTTAGAACAAAAGAAATAAGATTGCCTTTTGAAGAGTTTACCAATGAAGAGAAAACCAAGTACGGCAATAAGCATTTTTACGAGCTTAACTTTAGTAACAAGGGAGGCTTGGTAATGCCAATTATAGTAGAGTTCACGTTTAAAGACGGAACAAAAACGGTAGATAAAATACCTGCTCAAATTTGGCGCTTAAACGAAATTAAAACATCCAAGTTTTATGCTTTGGATAAAGAGGTTGCAGCTATAAAAATTGACCCGCTTTGCGAAACTGCCGATATTGACGAAAGTAATAATACTTGGGGAGCGGCAGAAGCTGCTCCTTCTAAATTTCAATTGTTTAAGGCGGCTCAAGCTGCTGCGGGCAGAGGTCAATCGGAGGGCATAAATCCAATGCAGTTGGAAATTAAAAAAAGTAAATAA
- the uvrB gene encoding excinuclease ABC subunit UvrB, which translates to MKFKLISEYKPTGDQPGAIKQLVEGVNAAEHYQTLLGVTGSGKTFTIANVIEQTQKPTLILSHNKTLAAQLYGEMKQFFPENAVNYFVSYYDYYQPEAYMPTTNTYIEKDLQINEEIEKLRLRSTSSLISGRRDVIIVSSISCIYGMGNPEDFSKSVYRFGVGTRVSRNAFLHHLVEILYARTINDFKRGTFRVKGDTVDIYPAYMDYAYRISFFGDDIEELSAIDPITGKTLEKLEDIAIYPANLFVTPKDRFNQSIWGIQEELEARKTQLLGDGLVLEAKRLEERVNFDIEMMKELGYCSGIENYSRFFDGRTPGMRPFCLLDYFPDDYLMVIDESHVTVPQIRAMYGGDRSRKLSLVEYGFRLPSALDNRPLNFEEFERLAPQTIYVSATPADYELQKSEGVVIEQVIRPTGLLDPLIEIRPAINQVDDLLDEIDKTIKQGDRVLVTTLTKRMAEELTKYMDRLNIKCRYIHSEVKTLERVEILRGLRLGEFDVLIGINLLREGLDLPEVSFVAILDADKEGFLRSDRALIQTIGRAARNDRGRVIMYADDITESMERTISETNRRREKQIAYNLEHGITPKTVGKSKEEIMEQTSVLEVSEKQKARAKAYVEVDEVSVAADPVVQYMTKPELQKALDKSRKEMQKAAKEMDFLLAARLRDEMFALEKVFEERFGK; encoded by the coding sequence ATGAAGTTCAAACTCATCTCAGAATATAAACCTACCGGCGACCAGCCCGGGGCAATCAAGCAATTGGTAGAAGGGGTAAATGCTGCCGAACATTATCAAACCCTTTTAGGAGTTACTGGTTCTGGAAAAACCTTTACCATTGCCAACGTAATTGAGCAAACGCAAAAGCCAACACTAATTCTTAGTCACAATAAAACCTTGGCGGCGCAGCTATATGGCGAGATGAAACAGTTTTTTCCCGAAAATGCGGTAAACTACTTTGTTTCTTACTACGATTATTACCAGCCGGAGGCTTACATGCCCACCACCAATACCTACATCGAGAAAGATTTACAAATTAACGAAGAGATAGAGAAATTACGCCTGCGTTCTACTTCATCGCTAATTTCTGGACGTAGAGATGTGATTATCGTTTCTTCAATTTCCTGTATTTATGGTATGGGAAATCCCGAAGATTTTTCGAAGTCGGTTTATCGTTTTGGCGTTGGAACAAGAGTGAGTAGAAATGCTTTTTTACACCATCTGGTGGAAATTTTATATGCACGTACCATCAACGATTTTAAGCGTGGTACTTTTCGAGTAAAAGGCGATACCGTAGATATTTATCCAGCCTATATGGATTACGCTTATCGTATTTCATTTTTTGGGGATGACATTGAAGAACTATCAGCTATTGATCCAATTACGGGAAAAACTTTAGAGAAATTAGAGGATATTGCCATTTACCCCGCCAACCTTTTTGTTACGCCAAAAGACAGGTTTAACCAATCTATTTGGGGCATACAAGAGGAATTGGAAGCTCGTAAAACGCAGCTTTTGGGCGATGGTTTAGTGTTGGAAGCCAAACGTTTAGAAGAACGGGTTAACTTCGATATCGAAATGATGAAAGAGTTGGGCTATTGCTCTGGAATTGAGAATTATTCTCGTTTTTTCGATGGCCGTACGCCTGGTATGCGCCCTTTCTGTTTGTTAGATTATTTTCCAGATGATTACCTCATGGTAATTGACGAAAGCCATGTAACCGTTCCGCAAATTAGGGCCATGTACGGTGGCGATAGGTCTAGAAAGTTATCATTGGTAGAATATGGTTTCCGCTTACCATCAGCATTAGATAACCGACCGCTGAACTTTGAAGAGTTTGAGCGTTTAGCGCCGCAAACTATTTATGTGAGTGCTACTCCGGCAGATTACGAACTGCAAAAATCTGAGGGCGTGGTAATTGAGCAGGTAATTAGACCAACAGGTTTGTTAGATCCGTTAATCGAAATCCGCCCTGCGATAAACCAAGTAGACGATTTGTTGGACGAGATTGATAAAACCATTAAACAAGGCGACCGTGTGTTGGTAACTACGCTAACCAAGCGTATGGCCGAAGAGCTGACTAAATACATGGATCGATTGAACATCAAGTGTCGGTACATCCACTCTGAGGTAAAAACCTTAGAGCGTGTAGAGATTTTACGTGGCTTGCGTTTGGGCGAGTTTGATGTATTAATTGGAATTAATTTGCTGCGTGAAGGTCTGGATTTGCCAGAGGTAAGTTTTGTAGCCATTTTAGATGCTGATAAAGAAGGGTTCTTACGTTCGGATAGAGCGTTGATCCAAACCATTGGCCGTGCTGCCCGTAACGATAGAGGCCGTGTAATTATGTATGCGGATGACATTACCGAATCGATGGAGCGTACCATTAGCGAAACCAACCGACGTAGGGAAAAGCAGATCGCCTACAACTTGGAGCATGGCATTACGCCAAAAACTGTAGGTAAATCGAAGGAAGAGATTATGGAGCAGACTTCTGTGTTGGAAGTTTCAGAAAAACAAAAAGCCAGAGCAAAAGCTTACGTAGAAGTGGATGAGGTAAGTGTAGCGGCAGATCCAGTAGTGCAGTACATGACCAAACCAGAACTGCAAAAAGCATTAGATAAATCTCGTAAGGAAATGCAAAAAGCAGCCAAAGAAATGGATTTCTTGTTAGCAGCCCGACTACGCGACGAAATGTTTGCTTTAGAGAAAGTGTTTGAAGAAAGGTTTGGGAAGTAA
- a CDS encoding YwbE family protein has product MQGQNRKDIYPGLEVGIILKKDQRNGNVTYGVVEKLLTSSAFHSRGIKVRLDDGQIGRVCEIVTEE; this is encoded by the coding sequence ATGCAAGGACAAAACAGAAAAGATATTTATCCAGGGTTGGAAGTGGGCATCATCCTCAAAAAAGACCAACGAAATGGAAATGTAACCTACGGTGTGGTTGAAAAATTATTAACCTCCTCAGCTTTTCATTCTAGAGGAATTAAGGTGCGTTTAGATGATGGGCAAATAGGTCGTGTTTGCGAAATTGTTACAGAAGAATAA